A genomic region of Friedmanniella luteola contains the following coding sequences:
- the nrdR gene encoding transcriptional regulator NrdR, whose translation MFCPYCRHHDSKVLDSRTAEDGSSIRRRRQCPDCSRRFTTVEQMQLVVVKRSGVVEPFARDKVIGGVRKACKGRPVTEDQLARLGQVVEDTLRASGSPEVPADEVGVAILGPLRDLDQVAYLRFASVYRQFRSVDDFEAEIALLRVEQDPTGIEPLIPDPAADQKVSAFTPHRLTPGRKAPP comes from the coding sequence GTGTTCTGCCCCTACTGCCGTCACCACGACTCCAAGGTCCTCGACTCGCGCACCGCGGAGGACGGCTCGAGCATCCGTCGCCGCCGTCAGTGCCCGGACTGCAGCCGTCGCTTCACCACGGTGGAGCAGATGCAGCTCGTCGTCGTGAAGCGCAGCGGGGTGGTCGAGCCCTTCGCCCGCGACAAGGTCATCGGTGGCGTGCGGAAGGCCTGCAAGGGTCGCCCGGTCACCGAGGACCAGCTCGCGCGGCTCGGCCAGGTCGTCGAGGACACTCTGCGGGCCTCCGGCTCGCCGGAGGTACCCGCGGACGAGGTCGGCGTCGCCATCCTCGGCCCGCTCCGCGACCTCGACCAGGTGGCCTACCTCCGGTTCGCGAGCGTCTACCGGCAGTTCCGCTCCGTCGACGACTTCGAGGCCGAGATCGCGCTGCTCCGCGTGGAGCAGGACCCGACCGGCATCGAGCCCCTCATCCCCGACCCGGCCGCGGACCAGAAGGTCAGCGCCTTCACCCCGCACCGGTTGACCCCGGGCCGCAAGGCCCCGCCGTAG